From the genome of Lutzomyia longipalpis isolate SR_M1_2022 chromosome 2, ASM2433408v1, one region includes:
- the LOC129791460 gene encoding cyclin-T isoform X1 translates to MMAENDKDSRWYFTAEQLQNSPSRKCGIDADKELVYRQQTAYLIQEMGQLLRVSQLCINTAIVYMHRFYAFHSFTHFNRHGIAAASLFLAAKVEEQPRKLEHVIRVYYSCLTPSAEPPDTTKEAFSEQAQDLVFNENVLLQTLGFDVAIDHPHTHVVKTCHLVKATFSFPACKDLAQTSYFMASNSLHLTTMCLQYKPTVVACFCIHLACQWSNWAIPNSSEGLPWFHYVDKTVTVELLTQLTEEFIQIYDKSPSRLKSKLNSIKTLAQGAKVGEGSSQERSNHHRASSSMGHSHHHKVDPNNPKGMPSSSSSRQQQQHFQQMHHQSGKSRERPNVPPTQADGGHGGMKGNMVGTAKGAAAIQGSSGHTRGLPPPRDAFGRESSKSRPSFQQHHPSGFPQHKPPPDFREQQQQQKKDLFASSTQQSKSGGGGGQYQQSSNYFSEPPTRSGGSNTSQGMRYSQNSHKHEGGPPPVFGPKNPGGSGHVDVSQQNNESSSDIVPPTSPRHPQKSIFSPDQPEKVDVMKKSAVPSLPRYDDRRMDVKKDKRPDMSASGGGSGSSSSSSHPSKSNQVLHPPPQSLNNPPGMEKKVASVKPQMKHPPPPPFGGPPYKISSNVKRTFDDMTRHEESGIDFREAKMRRSEAENESRARAGKMDSMGGGNPLHLGGSFNAFDTAFDQPKSSSSSSGGHKIFPPSLANSIETNPDLVSCLLKESLSENKWSMGGGTEKQQQQQPPAAGTGQDMMAHVVQPPPAVQQIDGKNPTSSGGMMPSNVLQPPQQGVPVKSEVGAEAQEHHKNRSEKKKKKDKHKHKEKDKTKDREERKKHKKDKERDKGEQQRGNDDHHKNPVTLKIMLPREKGPTDGGGAAATDGGFKIKIPKERLRPEINAGGHGMHDDRMAGTQPSSLDHLLLDKPSSSLKIKISKDKIENFSDDPMYLTAYPGAPGGGGAARKKDKDKEKILKYTM, encoded by the exons ATGATGGCTGAGAATGACAAAGATTCAAGATGGTACTTCACGGCAGAACAACTCCAGAACTCACCGAGCCGAAAATGTGGCATAGATGCGGACAAGGAGCTGGTCTATCGGCAGCAGACGGCCTATCTCATCCAGGAAATGGGGCAACTGCTTAGAGT CTCTCAACTGTGCATAAATACAGCAATTGTGTACATGCATCGATTCTATGCATTTCACTCCTTCACACACTTCAATCGTCACGGAATAGCCGCAGCAAGCCTCTTTCTGGCAGCAAAG GTGGAGGAGCAACCACGAAAGCTGGAACATGTAATTCGTGTGTACTACTCCTGCCTAACACCATCGGCTGAGCCACCGGATACCACGAAGGAGGCATTCTCGGAGCAAGCCCAGGATTTGGTATTCAATGAGAATGTTCTTCTGCAGACATTGGGATTTGACGTAGCCATCGATCATCCCCACACGCACGTCGTCAAGACTTGCCATCTTGTGAAAG CAACATTCTCTTTTCCAGCATGCAAAGATCTAGCCCAGACATCCTACTTCATGGCCTCCAACAG tCTGCACTTAACAACAATGTGTCTTCAATACAAACCAACTGTTGTGGCGTGCTTCTGCATCCATTTGGCATGTCAGTGGTCCAATTGGGCGATCCCAAACTCTTCAGAGGGTTTGCCGTGGTTCCACTATGTGGATAAGACTGTTACGGTGGAGCTCCTAACGCAGCTAACGGAGGAATTTATCCAAATCTACGATAAGAGCCCATCGCGCCTCAAGAGTAAGTTGAATTCCATCAAGACACTCGCTCAGGGGGCAAAAGTCGGCGAAGGATCATCGCAGGAGCGCTCAAATCATCATAGAGCCTCCTCATCGATGGGGCATTCGCACCATCATAAGGTGGATCCGAATAACCCCAAAGGGATGCCGTCGTCGTCGTCGTCGCGTCAGCAACAGCAGCACTTTCAGCAGATGCACCATCAGAGTGGGAAATCACGTGAACGTCCAAATGTGCCGCCGACACAGGCTGATGGGGGCCACGGGGGGATGAAGGGGAATATGGTGGGAACGGCCAAGGGGGCTGCTGCCATTCAGGGGAGTTCTGGACACACACGTGGCCTACCGCCGCCAAGAGATGCCTTCGGGAGGGAGTCGAGTAAGAGTCGACCATCCTTCCAGCAGCACCATCCTTCGGGATTTCCGCAGCACAAACCACCGCCGGATTTCCgggagcagcagcagcagcagaagaAGGATCTCTTTGCGTCTTCCACACAGCAGTCCAagagtggtggtggtggtgggcaGTACCAGCAATCATCCAATTACTTCAGTGAACCTCCCACAAGGAGTGGTGGTTCCAATACATCTCAGGGCATGAG GTACAGCCAAAATTCCCATAAACACGAAGGTGGTCCACCACCGGTGTTTGGACCGAAAAATCCAGGAGGAAGTGGACATGTTGATGTTTCACAGCAAAATAATGAAAGTAGTAGTGATATAGTTCCGCCCACGTCTCCGAGACATCCCCAAAAATCCATCTTTAGCCCCGATCAACCGGAAAAGGTGGATGTGATGAAGAAATCCGCCGTGCCATCGTTACCAAGGTATGACGATCGCCGTATGGATGTGAAGAAGGATAAACGACCTGATATGTCGGCATCGGGTGGAGGTAGtggtagtagtagtagtagtagtcaTCCGAGTAAATCCAATCAAGTACTTCATCCACCACCACAATCACTGAATAATCCACCGGGAATGGAGAAGAAGGTGGCAAGTGTGAAGCCACAGATGAAGCATCCGCCACCACCACCATTCGGGGGGCCACCATATAAGATTTCTAGCAATGTTAAGCGCACCTTTGACGACATGACGCGTCATGAGGAGAGTGGGATTGATTTCCGGGAGGCAAAAATGCGTCGTTCAGAGGCTGAAAATGAATCACGTGCACGTGCTGGGAAGATGGATTCAATGGGTGGTGGGAATCCCCTGCATCTCGGTGGGAGTTTCAATGCTTTCGATACGGCATTCGATCAGCCCAAGAGTAGCAGCAGTAGCAGTGGGGGGCACAAGATATTCCCACCATCGTTGGCAAATAGTATCGAAACAAATCCCGATTTAGTGAGTTGTCTGCTAAAGGAGAGTCTCTCTGAGAATAAATGGTCAATGGGTGGTGGTACGgagaagcagcagcagcagcaaccaCCTGCAGCTGGAACAGGGCAAGATATGATGGCGCATGTGGTACAGCCACCACCTGCAGTGCAGCAGATTGATGGGAAGAACCCAACGTCGTCAGGCGGTATGATGCCGTCGAATGTGCTGCAACCACCACAACAGGGTGTTCCGGTGAAGAGTGAAGTGGGGGCTGAGGCGCAGGAGCACCATAAGAATCGAtcggagaagaagaagaagaaggacaAGCACAAACACAAAGAGAAGGATAAGACGAAGGATCGTGAGGAGAGGAAGAAGCACAAGAAGGACAAGGAGAGGGATAAGGGGGAGCAGCAGCGTGGCAATGATGATCACCACAAGAATCCGGTAACGTTGAAAATAATGCTGCCACGGGAGAAGGGTCCAACGGATGGTGGTGGAGCAGCAGCAACCGATGGGGGATTCAAgataaaaattcccaaagaacGCCTACGGCCGGAGATTAATGCGGGTGGGCATGGGATGCATGATGATCGTATGGCGGGAACGCAGCCATCGTCGCTGGATCATCTTCTGCTGGATAAGCCATCGTCGTCGCTCAAGATAAAGATCTCCAaagataaaattgagaatttctccGATGATCCAATGTACTTGACGGCCTATCCAGGAGCACCAGGTGGTGGTGGAGCTGCCAGGAAGAAGGATAAGGACAAGGAGAAGATCCTGAAGTACACCATGTAG
- the LOC129791460 gene encoding cyclin-T isoform X2 gives MMAENDKDSRWYFTAEQLQNSPSRKCGIDADKELVYRQQTAYLIQEMGQLLRVSQLCINTAIVYMHRFYAFHSFTHFNRHGIAAASLFLAAKVEEQPRKLEHVIRVYYSCLTPSAEPPDTTKEAFSEQAQDLVFNENVLLQTLGFDVAIDHPHTHVVKTCHLVKACKDLAQTSYFMASNSLHLTTMCLQYKPTVVACFCIHLACQWSNWAIPNSSEGLPWFHYVDKTVTVELLTQLTEEFIQIYDKSPSRLKSKLNSIKTLAQGAKVGEGSSQERSNHHRASSSMGHSHHHKVDPNNPKGMPSSSSSRQQQQHFQQMHHQSGKSRERPNVPPTQADGGHGGMKGNMVGTAKGAAAIQGSSGHTRGLPPPRDAFGRESSKSRPSFQQHHPSGFPQHKPPPDFREQQQQQKKDLFASSTQQSKSGGGGGQYQQSSNYFSEPPTRSGGSNTSQGMRYSQNSHKHEGGPPPVFGPKNPGGSGHVDVSQQNNESSSDIVPPTSPRHPQKSIFSPDQPEKVDVMKKSAVPSLPRYDDRRMDVKKDKRPDMSASGGGSGSSSSSSHPSKSNQVLHPPPQSLNNPPGMEKKVASVKPQMKHPPPPPFGGPPYKISSNVKRTFDDMTRHEESGIDFREAKMRRSEAENESRARAGKMDSMGGGNPLHLGGSFNAFDTAFDQPKSSSSSSGGHKIFPPSLANSIETNPDLVSCLLKESLSENKWSMGGGTEKQQQQQPPAAGTGQDMMAHVVQPPPAVQQIDGKNPTSSGGMMPSNVLQPPQQGVPVKSEVGAEAQEHHKNRSEKKKKKDKHKHKEKDKTKDREERKKHKKDKERDKGEQQRGNDDHHKNPVTLKIMLPREKGPTDGGGAAATDGGFKIKIPKERLRPEINAGGHGMHDDRMAGTQPSSLDHLLLDKPSSSLKIKISKDKIENFSDDPMYLTAYPGAPGGGGAARKKDKDKEKILKYTM, from the exons ATGATGGCTGAGAATGACAAAGATTCAAGATGGTACTTCACGGCAGAACAACTCCAGAACTCACCGAGCCGAAAATGTGGCATAGATGCGGACAAGGAGCTGGTCTATCGGCAGCAGACGGCCTATCTCATCCAGGAAATGGGGCAACTGCTTAGAGT CTCTCAACTGTGCATAAATACAGCAATTGTGTACATGCATCGATTCTATGCATTTCACTCCTTCACACACTTCAATCGTCACGGAATAGCCGCAGCAAGCCTCTTTCTGGCAGCAAAG GTGGAGGAGCAACCACGAAAGCTGGAACATGTAATTCGTGTGTACTACTCCTGCCTAACACCATCGGCTGAGCCACCGGATACCACGAAGGAGGCATTCTCGGAGCAAGCCCAGGATTTGGTATTCAATGAGAATGTTCTTCTGCAGACATTGGGATTTGACGTAGCCATCGATCATCCCCACACGCACGTCGTCAAGACTTGCCATCTTGTGAAAG CATGCAAAGATCTAGCCCAGACATCCTACTTCATGGCCTCCAACAG tCTGCACTTAACAACAATGTGTCTTCAATACAAACCAACTGTTGTGGCGTGCTTCTGCATCCATTTGGCATGTCAGTGGTCCAATTGGGCGATCCCAAACTCTTCAGAGGGTTTGCCGTGGTTCCACTATGTGGATAAGACTGTTACGGTGGAGCTCCTAACGCAGCTAACGGAGGAATTTATCCAAATCTACGATAAGAGCCCATCGCGCCTCAAGAGTAAGTTGAATTCCATCAAGACACTCGCTCAGGGGGCAAAAGTCGGCGAAGGATCATCGCAGGAGCGCTCAAATCATCATAGAGCCTCCTCATCGATGGGGCATTCGCACCATCATAAGGTGGATCCGAATAACCCCAAAGGGATGCCGTCGTCGTCGTCGTCGCGTCAGCAACAGCAGCACTTTCAGCAGATGCACCATCAGAGTGGGAAATCACGTGAACGTCCAAATGTGCCGCCGACACAGGCTGATGGGGGCCACGGGGGGATGAAGGGGAATATGGTGGGAACGGCCAAGGGGGCTGCTGCCATTCAGGGGAGTTCTGGACACACACGTGGCCTACCGCCGCCAAGAGATGCCTTCGGGAGGGAGTCGAGTAAGAGTCGACCATCCTTCCAGCAGCACCATCCTTCGGGATTTCCGCAGCACAAACCACCGCCGGATTTCCgggagcagcagcagcagcagaagaAGGATCTCTTTGCGTCTTCCACACAGCAGTCCAagagtggtggtggtggtgggcaGTACCAGCAATCATCCAATTACTTCAGTGAACCTCCCACAAGGAGTGGTGGTTCCAATACATCTCAGGGCATGAG GTACAGCCAAAATTCCCATAAACACGAAGGTGGTCCACCACCGGTGTTTGGACCGAAAAATCCAGGAGGAAGTGGACATGTTGATGTTTCACAGCAAAATAATGAAAGTAGTAGTGATATAGTTCCGCCCACGTCTCCGAGACATCCCCAAAAATCCATCTTTAGCCCCGATCAACCGGAAAAGGTGGATGTGATGAAGAAATCCGCCGTGCCATCGTTACCAAGGTATGACGATCGCCGTATGGATGTGAAGAAGGATAAACGACCTGATATGTCGGCATCGGGTGGAGGTAGtggtagtagtagtagtagtagtcaTCCGAGTAAATCCAATCAAGTACTTCATCCACCACCACAATCACTGAATAATCCACCGGGAATGGAGAAGAAGGTGGCAAGTGTGAAGCCACAGATGAAGCATCCGCCACCACCACCATTCGGGGGGCCACCATATAAGATTTCTAGCAATGTTAAGCGCACCTTTGACGACATGACGCGTCATGAGGAGAGTGGGATTGATTTCCGGGAGGCAAAAATGCGTCGTTCAGAGGCTGAAAATGAATCACGTGCACGTGCTGGGAAGATGGATTCAATGGGTGGTGGGAATCCCCTGCATCTCGGTGGGAGTTTCAATGCTTTCGATACGGCATTCGATCAGCCCAAGAGTAGCAGCAGTAGCAGTGGGGGGCACAAGATATTCCCACCATCGTTGGCAAATAGTATCGAAACAAATCCCGATTTAGTGAGTTGTCTGCTAAAGGAGAGTCTCTCTGAGAATAAATGGTCAATGGGTGGTGGTACGgagaagcagcagcagcagcaaccaCCTGCAGCTGGAACAGGGCAAGATATGATGGCGCATGTGGTACAGCCACCACCTGCAGTGCAGCAGATTGATGGGAAGAACCCAACGTCGTCAGGCGGTATGATGCCGTCGAATGTGCTGCAACCACCACAACAGGGTGTTCCGGTGAAGAGTGAAGTGGGGGCTGAGGCGCAGGAGCACCATAAGAATCGAtcggagaagaagaagaagaaggacaAGCACAAACACAAAGAGAAGGATAAGACGAAGGATCGTGAGGAGAGGAAGAAGCACAAGAAGGACAAGGAGAGGGATAAGGGGGAGCAGCAGCGTGGCAATGATGATCACCACAAGAATCCGGTAACGTTGAAAATAATGCTGCCACGGGAGAAGGGTCCAACGGATGGTGGTGGAGCAGCAGCAACCGATGGGGGATTCAAgataaaaattcccaaagaacGCCTACGGCCGGAGATTAATGCGGGTGGGCATGGGATGCATGATGATCGTATGGCGGGAACGCAGCCATCGTCGCTGGATCATCTTCTGCTGGATAAGCCATCGTCGTCGCTCAAGATAAAGATCTCCAaagataaaattgagaatttctccGATGATCCAATGTACTTGACGGCCTATCCAGGAGCACCAGGTGGTGGTGGAGCTGCCAGGAAGAAGGATAAGGACAAGGAGAAGATCCTGAAGTACACCATGTAG